The following coding sequences are from one Lolium rigidum isolate FL_2022 chromosome 6, APGP_CSIRO_Lrig_0.1, whole genome shotgun sequence window:
- the LOC124666181 gene encoding uncharacterized protein LOC124666181, with the protein MEAHMAAARPPTHHHHQHQQQKAANLARTFTKLLRRKRSDSAAAGAAPKDPDAPASVPADDYDASMDATTTAPTMPSLSKLKLSGNLTAAYTLDAFFRNAAEKKAASSPAGAAAADSLLATLFAGVSAVKAAYAQLQLAQHPYDAEAIQAADAAVVAELTRLSDTKRRFLKDPAAAARDLAAAGNTALSAHADEQRHLLKTYQITARKLESELRTKESDLEHAKAALAAELRAERAMEVRLHPGRTLASLDELHVSGLNPTHFLTALRHAVKSIRSFSKSMLASMQSAGWDLSAAAAAVHPGVPLRRPSDVKFVFESYVAMKMFANFHRRDFNFSFLDEREFYERRRFFDEFTDLKAAPAGVFLDPRGARWGGFGKFLRAKYLSLVHARMETAFFGRQEQRGIVSAGPGFPESAWFAEFAEMARRVWLLHCLFFAFDGGDGEDGASIFQVRAGARFAEVYMESVNDGRATDDAAFSTAAAEDRTVGFTVVPGFRVGRTVIQCRVYLSRPGRRP; encoded by the coding sequence ATGGAGGCGCACATGGCGGCCGCGCGTCCGCcgacgcaccaccaccaccagcaccagcaGCAGAAGGCGGCCAACCTGGCGCGCACCTTCACCAAGCTTCTCCGCCGGAAGCGCTCCGACTCCGCCGCCGCGGGGGCCGCCCCCAAGGACCCCGACGCGCCGGCCTCCGTCCCCGCGGACGACTACGACGCCTCCATggacgccaccaccaccgcccccaCCATGCCGTCCCTCAGCAAGCTCAAGCTCTCGGGCAACCTCACCGCCGCCTACACCCTGGACGCCTTCTTCCGCAACGCGGCcgagaagaaggccgcctcctcccCCGCCGGCGCCGCGGCGGCCGACTCCCTCCTCGCGACCCTCTTCGCGGGCGTCTCCGCCGTCAAAGCCGCCTACGCGCAGCTGCAGCTCGCGCAGCACCCCTACGACGCGGAGGCGATCCAGGCCGCCGACGCCGCGGTCGTCGCCGAGCTCACCCGCCTCTCCGACACCAAGCGCCGCTTCCTCAaggaccccgccgccgccgccagggacCTGGCGGCCGCGGGCAACACCGCCCTCTCCGCCCACGCCGACGAGCAGCGCCACCTGCTCAAGACCTACCAGATCACGGCGCGGAAGCTGGAGTCCGAGCTCAGAACCAAGGAATCCGACCTCGAGCACGCCAAAgccgccctcgccgccgagcTCCGGGCCGAGCGGGCCATGGAGGTGCGGCTCCACCCGGGCCGCACCCTCGCGTCGCTCGACGAGCTCCACGTCTCCGGCCTCAACCCGACCCACTTCCTCACGGCCCTCCGCCACGCCGTGAAATCCATCCGCTCCTTCTCCAAGTCCATGCTCGCCTCGATGCAGTCCGCCGGGTGGGAtctgtccgccgccgccgccgccgtccacccCGGCGTCCCCCTACGCCGTCCCAGCGACGTGAAGTTCGTGTTCGAGTCCTACGTCGCCATGAAGATGTTCGCCAACTTCCACCGGAgggacttcaacttcagcttcctGGACGAGCGCGAGTTCTACGAGCGCCGCCGCTTCTTCGACGAGTTCACGGACCTCAAGGCCGCCCCCGCCGGCGTCTTCCTCGACCCGCGCGGCGCGCGCTGGGGCGGCTTCGGCAAGTTCCTCCGCGCCAAGTACCTCTCGCTGGTGCACGCCAGGATGGAGACGGCCTTCTTCGGCCGCCAGGAGCAGCGCGGCATCGTCAGCGCCGGCCCGGGGTTCCCCGAGAGCGCGTGGTTCGCCGAGTTCGCGGAGATGGCGCGCCGGGTCTGGCTGCTGCATTGCCTCTTCTTCGccttcgacggcggcgacggggagGACGGGGCGTCGATATTCCAGGTGCGCGCGGGGGCGAGGTTCGCGGAGGTGTACATGGAGAGCGTCAACGACGGGCGGGCGACGGACGACGCGGCgttctccaccgccgccgccgaggaccgCACCGTggggttcaccgtcgtgccggggTTTAGAGTCGGCCGGACGGTCATCCAGTGCCGCGTCTACCTGTCGCGCCCCGGACGGCGGCCGTGA